From one Synechocystis sp. PCC 6803 substr. PCC-P genomic stretch:
- the sufC gene encoding Fe-S cluster assembly ATPase SufC, whose product MSQTILSIKNLTASVDGNQILKGVNLEIKAGEVHAIMGRNGSGKSTLSKVITGHPDYEITGGEIIYQGQDLSALEPHERALAGIFLAFQYPLEIPGVSNLDFLRIAYNAKRKHLGLEELDTFDFEDLIQEKLDVVKMNPAFLERSLNEGFSGGEKKRNEILQMAILEPTLSILDEIDSGLDIDALRIVSEGVNFLKNPDNATLVITHYQRLLNYIIPDHIHVMYDGKIVMSGGKELALELEEKGYDFLDEQVLAPI is encoded by the coding sequence ATGAGCCAGACTATTCTTTCCATTAAAAATCTCACTGCCTCTGTTGATGGAAATCAAATTCTCAAAGGAGTTAACCTAGAAATTAAAGCAGGGGAAGTCCACGCCATTATGGGACGCAACGGTTCTGGTAAAAGTACTCTTTCTAAAGTAATTACTGGGCATCCCGACTATGAAATTACTGGCGGTGAAATTATCTACCAGGGGCAAGATTTATCAGCTTTGGAACCCCATGAGCGGGCCTTAGCGGGAATTTTTCTTGCCTTCCAATATCCTTTGGAAATTCCTGGCGTAAGCAATTTAGATTTCCTCCGCATTGCCTATAATGCTAAACGCAAACATTTAGGTTTAGAAGAATTAGACACCTTTGATTTTGAAGATCTAATTCAAGAAAAGTTAGACGTGGTGAAAATGAATCCCGCTTTTCTAGAAAGGAGCTTAAATGAAGGATTTTCTGGAGGAGAAAAGAAGCGCAATGAAATTTTGCAAATGGCAATCCTAGAGCCAACTTTATCCATCCTTGATGAAATTGATTCGGGGTTGGATATTGATGCCCTCCGCATTGTCTCTGAGGGGGTCAATTTTCTTAAAAATCCTGACAATGCCACCTTGGTTATTACCCACTACCAACGCTTGTTAAATTACATTATTCCTGACCATATCCATGTGATGTATGACGGTAAAATTGTCATGAGTGGAGGCAAGGAGTTAGCCCTGGAATTGGAAGAGAAGGGGTACGATTTCCTCGATGAACAGGTTTTGGCTCCCATTTAA
- the sufD gene encoding Fe-S cluster assembly protein SufD: MTAAILADALTQKVHQTEIDKELQALKEQAMVSGTEDSILVNKRQGAADLLGSLRLPHKRDEEWQFTDLSELKAIDFVAAGKVSLDVAAAENFYLPEAHQSRLVFINGFFTPELSNTNDLPSAITCQSWTNLAAHQREQLANYLGQKTDGNEVFSNLNTAGMTDSAVVWIPANTELKSPIHLLFLTVVDPTPIMVQPRLLVVVENNAQVTIAESYGAISTNCTDRPQQQPYFNNIVSEIYLGENAQVTHIRNQRDSGDSFHIATTAIAQGKQSRYRLIDVNLGAKLSRHNLQMTQQEEATKTEFLALTILAGRQVSDTHSTIALNHPHGATNQLHKCIVDEYAQAVFSGKVLVPQAAQLTNAQQLNRNLVLSSKARINTKPELQITADNVKCSHGATISQLEADEVFYLRSRGLNDYDARHLLIDAFAGEILDQIPLASLQGRLRQCVSCRTI, encoded by the coding sequence ATGACCGCCGCGATTTTAGCCGATGCCCTGACTCAAAAAGTTCACCAAACAGAGATAGACAAAGAACTGCAAGCCCTTAAGGAGCAAGCCATGGTCTCCGGGACGGAGGACTCCATTTTGGTGAATAAACGACAGGGAGCAGCCGATTTGTTGGGTAGTTTGCGGTTGCCCCATAAGCGGGATGAGGAATGGCAATTTACGGATTTAAGCGAGCTAAAAGCAATTGATTTTGTGGCCGCTGGTAAAGTTAGTCTGGATGTGGCGGCGGCGGAAAATTTCTACTTACCGGAAGCCCATCAAAGTCGCCTGGTATTTATCAATGGCTTTTTTACTCCAGAGTTGTCGAATACTAATGATTTACCCAGCGCCATTACTTGTCAATCCTGGACTAATCTTGCCGCCCATCAAAGGGAGCAGTTAGCCAACTATTTGGGGCAAAAAACGGACGGTAACGAAGTTTTTAGTAACCTTAATACTGCCGGGATGACAGATAGTGCGGTAGTCTGGATTCCCGCCAATACTGAACTGAAAAGTCCCATCCACTTACTGTTTTTAACGGTGGTTGATCCAACCCCTATCATGGTGCAACCCCGTTTGTTAGTGGTAGTAGAAAATAACGCCCAAGTAACCATCGCCGAGTCCTACGGAGCGATCAGCACCAATTGCACGGATCGCCCGCAGCAACAGCCCTACTTTAACAACATCGTCAGCGAAATTTATTTAGGGGAAAATGCCCAGGTTACCCATATCCGTAACCAACGGGACTCCGGTGATAGCTTCCACATTGCCACCACGGCGATCGCCCAGGGGAAACAAAGTCGTTACCGATTAATTGATGTTAACTTAGGCGCAAAATTATCCCGTCATAATTTGCAAATGACACAGCAGGAAGAAGCCACGAAAACTGAATTTTTGGCCTTAACTATCCTGGCGGGACGGCAGGTGAGCGACACCCACAGTACCATAGCTTTAAACCATCCCCATGGGGCAACCAATCAACTCCATAAATGTATTGTGGATGAATATGCCCAGGCAGTTTTTAGCGGTAAGGTTTTAGTACCCCAGGCGGCCCAATTGACCAACGCCCAACAGTTAAACCGTAATTTGGTGTTATCTTCCAAAGCCCGTATTAATACAAAACCTGAGCTACAAATCACCGCTGATAATGTTAAATGTTCCCACGGAGCTACCATTAGCCAGTTGGAGGCGGACGAGGTCTTTTATCTCCGTAGTCGGGGCCTAAATGATTATGATGCTCGCCATTTATTGATTGATGCCTTTGCTGGGGAAATTCTGGATCAAATTCCCTTAGCCTCTTTGCAAGGACGTTTGCGGCAATGTGTTTCCTGTCGGACTATTTAG
- a CDS encoding SufS family cysteine desulfurase, translating into MVALQIPSLAATVRQDFPILNQEINGHPLVYLDNAATSQKPRAVLEKLMHYYENDNANVHRGAHQLSVRATDAYEAVRNKVAKFINARSPREIVYTRNATEAINLVAYSWGMNNLKAGDEIITTVMEHHSNLVPWQMVAAKTGAVLKFVQLDEQESFDLEHFKTLLSEKTKLVTVVHISNTLGCVNPAEEIAQLAHQAGAKVLVDACQSAPHYPLDVQLIDCDWLVASGHKMCAPTGIGFLYGKEEILEAMPPFFGGGEMIAEVFFDHFTTGELPHKFEAGTPAIAEAIALGAAVDYLTDLGMENIHNYEVELTHYLWQGLGQIPQLRLYGPNPKHGDRAALASFNVAGLHASDVATMVDQDGIAIRSGHHCTQPLHRLFDASGSARASLYFYNTKEEIDLFLQSLQATIRFFSDDDFTV; encoded by the coding sequence ATGGTTGCTCTCCAAATTCCCAGCCTTGCCGCCACTGTCCGCCAAGATTTTCCCATCTTAAATCAAGAAATTAATGGCCATCCCCTGGTGTATTTGGACAATGCCGCCACCTCCCAAAAACCCCGGGCTGTGCTGGAAAAATTGATGCATTACTATGAAAACGATAATGCTAATGTTCACCGGGGAGCCCATCAACTAAGTGTGCGGGCTACTGATGCCTACGAAGCAGTTCGGAATAAAGTGGCAAAATTTATTAATGCCCGATCGCCAAGGGAGATTGTTTACACTCGTAACGCCACGGAAGCGATTAATTTGGTGGCCTATAGCTGGGGGATGAATAATCTCAAAGCAGGGGATGAAATCATTACCACCGTGATGGAACATCACAGCAATTTAGTGCCTTGGCAAATGGTGGCGGCCAAAACCGGGGCTGTACTAAAATTTGTCCAATTAGACGAGCAAGAAAGCTTTGATTTAGAACATTTTAAAACTCTACTTTCTGAAAAGACTAAGTTGGTCACTGTTGTTCACATTTCTAACACCTTGGGCTGCGTTAACCCGGCGGAAGAAATTGCCCAATTAGCCCACCAAGCTGGGGCTAAAGTGTTAGTTGACGCCTGCCAAAGTGCGCCTCATTACCCTCTGGACGTACAACTAATTGATTGTGATTGGTTAGTGGCCAGTGGTCACAAAATGTGCGCTCCCACGGGCATTGGGTTCCTTTACGGCAAAGAAGAAATCTTAGAAGCCATGCCTCCCTTTTTTGGCGGCGGCGAAATGATTGCTGAAGTCTTTTTTGATCATTTCACCACTGGAGAGTTGCCCCACAAATTTGAAGCGGGGACCCCGGCCATTGCCGAGGCGATCGCCTTAGGAGCGGCAGTGGATTATTTAACCGACTTAGGGATGGAAAATATTCATAACTATGAAGTGGAATTAACCCATTACCTCTGGCAAGGCTTGGGGCAAATTCCCCAACTGCGACTTTACGGCCCCAATCCCAAACACGGCGATCGGGCCGCTTTAGCGTCCTTTAACGTGGCGGGACTCCACGCCAGCGACGTGGCCACCATGGTGGATCAAGACGGTATCGCCATCCGTTCCGGGCACCATTGCACCCAACCGTTGCACCGATTGTTTGACGCTTCCGGCAGTGCTAGGGCCAGTCTGTATTTCTACAACACCAAAGAAGAAATTGACCTATTTTTACAATCTTTGCAAGCAACCATTCGCTTCTTTAGTGATGACGACTTTACCGTTTAA